Within the candidate division TA06 bacterium genome, the region GCCGAAAGCTGTCATGTACTGAATCAAGTTGATCATTGGTCGCTTTCGTGATAGATTTTATAAAACGCCGCAGGCTGCTGGCATAGGGATAGGATCTGAGGCCGATTATCTTTTGGAACGCCCCATTGCCCTGCAGTATCTTTGTTTTACTTAACCGTGGTATACCGACGATTAATGCGTAGATAATTGCCAGGATGAGTTCAGCTTGATTATAATCCCGTTGCCGGTGTGTCTGACGCACAGTTTTTTGCAAACTATGTTTGAGTTTTATTCTTTGGCAAAAGTGATGGATCAAGAATATCCCGCCAAAGTGCGTCAGATTGTGCTCTCCCAGCGATATGTGTAATTTTCGTATCCCTTTTGGCATATCTCACAATGTTACTTTTTAAGTAGGGTTGTGTGCAAGTCCTTTTACATCGCATTATATGCCAAGATGACTGTATTTACAAGTGTTTTACACGTAGCTTTGATTGAGCCTCTTTTTGCTTTTCATACTCCGATGTTGATTGTGTCTGACAGTAATAAGTTTTTATTTTCTGCCCATTGAGATAAACCGGGAATCCCCATAATAACGTGAAGGTCCCACGCTTCCCACTTTCGTATTCCAAGGCCCCAACTTCATACTTACCGGCCATAAAGTGGTCTTTTACAGTATATTTTGTTTCAATTTTTTCTGTTGTAGTAGCGCAGCCAGAAATTAATATGATCAACGTAAAACACGCTACCAATAACCTTGAACTAAATGTCTTCATTTTGTCACCAGAAATATTGTTTATGGTTTTTCCTGGGTATTGTAAAAAAGTGTAGATGATTGCATGAAGCGGCCATTGCTGGCCGCCGCCTCTGTTTTTCGCTTATGCCTTATTCTCGTTCCGGTCTATGATCTGGGTGAAATACTTCATGAACTCTAGCGGCAACGGGAAGATGATTGAGCTGTTTTTCTCCAGCGCGATCTCGGTCAGGGTTTGCAGGCAGAGCCGCCGAGCTGTCACCGGCGTTTCTTTGGACCGCCTTCGCCCAACGCCCGACGTTTCGCTGCCGTAGCGACCTCGTCGTACCAGCCGACTATCAAATCCGTCATATTTTGAGAGCCAACGGCGAACTGAGCCGGGCCCAGCATCCGGATAACGGCTGCCGGGGCCTCGGGTGGTTTCATATTGAAACCGATCCCGGATATCTTCGCATCCGCCTTCCAGAAATTTTCCAGGCATTTCTCCAATGACTTCAACGGTTCGTCCGGCGTTGCGGCGTCCGTGTTTGGCCGGGGCGCCAGGCCCTCGGCTGCTGCCGTCCGCCGTTTTCGCAGTTCCTCGATGATCCGACCCTTGTCCCGCCCCCGCAGGGCAAACAACACGAAAGGATCGCGATCAAACATCTCGCCCAGCACATAGTAGACCGCGGCCAGATGCTTGCAGGGATTGGCCCAGTCCGGGCAGTCGCATTCCGTGGCCAGGTCTTTCGGCGATTGCGGAAAAAGCGGGCACTTGGCAACGGCGAACGATTCCTCGATGTTCTGCGGCATTTCTCCGGCCAGCAGTTTGGCGGCAAACACGGCTTTTGAGGACATGGCCTCGATCGCCTTGTTCCACTGCCGGTCGGACAGAGGCTTCAGTCTTATCACTACGATGTAAGGCTGCCGGGCCGATCCCTGAACCAGGGCTTTGGCGGCGCCCGGCTCGATCCCGGCCTTGATCACCTGTCCGCTGCGGGCGTAGGAGCGGCCCCGGGCCAGGCGGGCACCCATGTTAAACGACTCCAGCACTCCAATCCAACGTTTGGACCACCAAGTGTCGCCTACCGCGCCCTTTTTGAAGCCGACCTTGATGCCGTCAGCCGGCCGCCGCCGCGTCGGTTTATAGTAATAAGAATCTCTCCAATATGACATGACGATTACCTCTTAAGTGATTAGAGCATCCTTCCACCGTTCCATTATCCCTGCAACCTTATCCGCGACCATTGACCGCGCCTCATGTCTGTCCCCGCAGAGCGAAAGCAGTTCATCGTAATTCGTCAGCGCATGGCGCACATGGGCGCGCACCGCCAGCTCGACAGCTTCCGGGCTTAAATCTTTGGCCGCCGCGCAGCGGCCGACCCGGCCGCTGTATTTTAGGCAGGCATGACCGGCGATTTCTTCTTCCCGACCGGCCGGGCAACCGGGAAATAATTCCCTGATCCGCGTCGCAAAACGCTGAATGTATTCCTTGTCGGTTTCCTCACGACGCTCCGCTTCCCGCAGTTTCCGCCGTTTGCGGACGTCGGCATCCTTCAGGCATTCCTCTTCGGCCTCGGCCAGAGCCTGTTCTTCGATCAATATTCCCTGCCGCTCGTACCGTTTCCGGGCCCGGCTCCATTTGAGCACCACGGCCGACAATTTGGAATATTTCCGGGAGCGGAGGGTGAGCGCGGCGTCGCCCGAGGGCAGGAACTCCAGATGATCCAAATCGGCGCAGGCTAAGCACAGCACCCCTTTGTCGCGGGCCAGGAAAATCCAGGCTTTGGAACCCAGGTTCTCCTTGCATTCATCGCAGGTCGATTCCCGCGAGGAGATGAAGACTTTCAGTTAATTAGTTTTTTGTGAGGGCATGGCAAATCCCTGCGTTAATGCCAAGTTGACAATTGTCCTTATAAAAAGGACAAAACAGTTTATATCTGTCCTTCTGTCAAGGGCAAAAAGGATGAAGCCGGCTGATATTCCTAACCAACGATATTACTCCCCCACCGCCCTGGGCTAAAGCTCGAAACCCGGCGCAGCTCCTCGGTGGACAGCTCGGTCAGCCACGATTCGCCGGCTCCGATCACGCTCTGGGCCAGCTTCTTCTTTTTCTCGATCATCTGGTCGATCCGATCTTATTGATTCCATTCACCTCATAGTTGCGGTAAAAATGTTTTTATTCAGTGTGTATTGCGAAACGAACTCACGTATTCAAGCAATAGTCCCTTTTCCCTTGTCCGAAGATTATGCCCACATTTCCCTGTCCAAAACCCTCTCCAGACGTCTTAAGGCATTGGAGACCTTTCGCGCCAGCCGCTGAATTTCCCTGTCATCCTTGGGTTGCAGCGCTGCCACCTCGGCCAGGATGGCGCTATTTCGTAAGACGCCGAATGCCGCGCCTTGAACCGCTGTGCCGCCGCGCAGTTTCCCGCAGCTTTTGACGATCTCGGACGCCGCCTCTATGCTGCCAGGTGCCAGTAGTTTTTGGGGCGACGGCAAGGGCTTGGGTTTGTGCTCCCCTTCCAACGAGGTTATTATCAGGCCATTCTGCTTGGCATGCAGATATTTTTCCTGCATATCCCCTCGAATGCCGGCTCCGAAAACGATGTTGTAGCTGTTGGAAAATCCGTCATAAACGATCTGCCCTTTAAACGGCAACAGCACGGCATCTATCAATATCGGCAGGGGACGTCCATAAAAGACATCCGGAAAAGGCGTGGTCAATGCCTTTACCCCGTATATTTGCTTGTTCCCAATGAAAATGGCGTGTTCTTTTAAGTAGCGGAAAATATAATACTTGTCAACGACAAAACCTTTCCATTTGCCGATTATCGACAACTCATTTTCGGACAGATTGTCCGGATTGGATTGCCGATAGGCGTCTATCAGCTCGGCATGTTCCCATAAGGCATTGCGCACCTGAACAAGTTGTTTATTCTCCAGCCGGCCAAAATCTTCCCAGGACGATGCCTCTGGAAAAAGCAGTTGTTGCCGATTAACATAGAATTGCAACCGGCGTATCAACCGAATGAATTGGGCCGCATCATCGTGAGATAACAACATATTCTTTCTCATTTTTCATGGTTGGAATTTATGTTACCTGTCATTATTCACTCACCCACCGCCTCGGCCGAAAGCTCGAACACCCGGCGCAGTTCCTCTGTTGATAGTTCGGTCAGCCACGATTCGCCGGCCCCGATCACGCTCTGGTAATGCCGGCTAACCGCCGTAGCCGATGTCTTTCATCTGCTCTTCGAGAAAACGCTCTATCTCGGCTTTCTTCGGCAGCTCGAGTTGGTACTTGGAGACGAAGAGCCGGTTGTCCATTCCGGCCAGCGCATATTCCACCAGCGCGTGTTCCTTCTGCGTGCATAGGAGAATGCCGACGGGTGGGCTGTCTCCAGCGCTCATCATGTTCTTCCGGTACCAGCTCACGTACGTATTGAGCTGTCCGAGATGCTCATGGCTGAATTCCTCAACCTTCAAATCTATCAGCACGTGGCACTTCAACACGCGGTGATAGAACACCAAGTCCACGTATCCCGGCTTCCTGCCGATGAGTATCCGCTTCTGGCGCGCCTCGAAACAGAAGCCTTGTCCGAGTACAAGGAGAAAATCGTGAAGTTTATCGAGCAGGGCATCCTCCAGATCCGATTCGGCCATGACTTCTTTTGATTTGATTCCGAGAAATTCGAACACGTACGGGTCCCGGATCGCCAGTTTCGGCTCGGCCGTCTCCGCCCCGGTGCGCACAAGTTCAGCAAGCTGCTTTTTGTCCTTAGAAAGTCCGGAGCGTTCGTAATAAAGGCTCCCGATCTGGCGCTTCAATTCCCGCACCGACCAGTTGCCGCGGATGCACTCGATTTCATAGAAAGCGCGCTTGAGACCGTTTTCAATGCCGACCAACAGCTCTAGATGGCTATATGAAAGAGCACCGACAAGCTTTCCCGGTGGCAGGGCCAATTGTGCGGACACTGTCCGCACTTTTTGGGTTTTATCAATCGCTGCAGGAAGCAAATGATGCGATTGTGCGGGCACTGTCCGCACAATCGAAGGGTAAGCTCGATAGAAGGAAAGGTAGTTATAGAGTTGGCGGCGGCCAGTATTGCTGATGCTCTCTTTTCGCAATTCCTTCGATAGCTCATCCAACAGATTCTTGCCGTAACGAGCCCGGCCGGAACCATGTAGCTCATATTCGGCTATGTACAATCCCATCATCCAATTGCGCAAGGTCAGACTGAGATTGACTGCTTTCCCGGCCTGGGCAGCCAAGTGATGGTCAATTTCGCGAAGAGCGGAAACCAATCCGCGGAAATCGAATGTGCGGATCTTCCGCGCCATACCCCTCCTCACTCCCCCACCGCTTCGGCCGAAAGCTCGAACACCCGGCGCAGCTCCTCGGTGGATAGCTCGGTCAGCCACGATTCGCCGGCTCCGATCACGCTCTGGGCCAGCTTCTTCTTTTTTTCGATCATCTGGTCGATCCGCTCCTCCATGGTGCCGGCGCAGACGTACTTGTACACCTGGACGTTTCTGGTCTGGCCGATGCGGTAGGCCCGGTCGGTGGCCTGGTCCTCGACGGCCGGGTTCCACCAGCGGTCGAAGTGGAACACCTGCGAAGCCGCGGTCAAATTAAGGCCGACGCCGCCGGCCTTCAGCGACAGGATGAATATCGGCGGCCCGCCGGCGGGATCCTGAAACCGCGCCACCATTTCGTCCCGCGCCTTTTGACCGACGCCGCCGTGCAGAAACAGCGCCTCGCGGCCGAACCTTTCCTGTAAATGGGGACGCAGGATGTCGCCCATCTCGGTGAACTGGGTGAACACCAGGGCCCGTTCCCCGTTTTCCAGGGTTTCCTCCAGCATCTCGGTCAGACGCTCCAATTTACCGGAGCGGCCGCCGGCCTTGCTGTTGTCCTTCATGAAGTGGGCCGGATGATTGCAAACCTGCTTCAGCTTCATCATCGCCGACAGCACCTGTCCGTGGCGCTCGATGCCCTCGGCCTGCTCGATCTTGGCCATCATGTCCTTGACCACGGCGGCATAGAGCGTGGCCTGCTCCTTGGTGAGATTGCAGAACACCTTGATCTCCTGCTTCTCCGGCAGGTCCTTGATGATGGTCTTGTCGGTCTTCAGGCGCCGCAGCAAAAAGGGCTGCACCAGGGTTTTCAGCCGCCCGGCCTTCTTCTGGTCCCCGAACTTCTCAACCGGCACGGCGTAGTTTTTGCGAAAATCTTCGGCTCCGCCCAGATATCCGGCATTGAGAAAATTCATGATCGACCAGAGCTCGGTCAACCGGTTTTCCACCGGCGTTCCGGTTAATGCCAGGCGGCGGCCTGCCGGCAGGGCCCGCACCGCCTGGGTTTGCTTGGCGGCCGGATTTTTGATATTCTGCGCCTCATCCAGCACCACCCGGCGCCAGTTGACCCGGCCCAAATGCTCGCGGTCGCGGCGGGCCAGGCCATAGGTGCTGATGACGACGTCGCCAGCCGTCGCCGCCTTTTTGAATTTTTTTCCGGCCTGGCGGTCCGCGCCGTGATGCACCAAGCAGGAGAGTGTTGGCGCGAATTTCGCGATTTCCCGCTGCCAGTTGCCCACTACCGACATCGGTGCCAAAATCAAGGTCGGCCCGATTTTTTCCTTAACATTAACATTTTCACGCTCTTGCAGCAGCAGGGCGATCAACTGTATGGTTTTTCCCAGACCCATGTCGTCGGCCAGGCACCCGCCCAAGCCGAACCGGTCCAGAAACGACAGCCACCCCAGTCCGTTCAACTGATAGGGCCGCAGTTCGCCGACAAATTCTTTGGGCTGTTTGCCCGGCCGGTGAGCCACATCCGCCGACGGATCAAGCAGGTCGGCGATCCATCCCTCGGCCTCGATGCCGGTGACCGGAAGGCCGGCGATGTCCCGGCCGTCCCCGGCGCCCAGGCGCAGCAGCTGTCCCAGGGTCAACTGGCCGGCCGGCTGGTTCTGCAGCGCCTTCAAAGCTTTCTGAATGTCATCCGGACGCACTTCCACCCATTGGCCGCGCACCTGCACCAGAGGCACCTTCAACGACGCCAGCCGCCGGAATTCGTCGAACGAAATCAAATGCTCGCCCAAAGCGATTTTCCAATCGAACTCGACTATGCTCTCCAGTCCGAACAGGCCGGAGCCTTCCTTTTTCTCAAACGGCCGCACCGCCAGCTTGATCCCCAATTGCCCGGACGGATTGCGCCACCAGGGCGGGGCCATCACGCCGAAACCGGCCTGTTCCAGCAACGGCGCGCCTTCGATTAAAAAGCGGTGGGCCTCGCCCGTCGTCAGCCGGTCTCCCACCGGGCAGGCGGACTCCAGCGCCCTTTCCAATGGCGGAAACAGGCGCGAGGCCTTTCCCAGCTCGGCCAGCAGCAGCTCCTGGGGATTGTTCACCCTCCGCTTGAGAACGATGGCGGCATTGGATTGGGTCTGCCAGACTGCCGCCGCCTCGATCATCAGGCTGTGGTCCTCCCTGGCCCGCAGGTGAAAGCCCAGATTCCAGCCGTCCGACGTTTCTGGATCTTCCGGCGGGATTAGCCGGAAGCAGGCGTGGAATGCCTTGTCGTCCCGGCTGCGCAGCGGTTCGGTCCAGCCGTTGAAATCGCGCCGGAACGCCTGTAAATACTGTTCCTGCTGCTTGATCGTCGGATCCGGGGAAGTTAGGGCCGTCAGCCATTGCTGGTAAATCGTTCCGGCGGTTTTTCGGTGCTTGGCGATTTTTTTGACCTCGCCGGATAAACGATCCCGCACAAAGGCGTCTACCGCAGAGTCAATGAATTCGCGCAACAGCTGCTCCGGAGCCGCGTCAGTTGCGGCCCGGCACACCGGCGGACAAGACGCCGACAGCTGGGACATCCGCCCCAGGGCGTCATCGTCCGGCAGCGCCCGCCACACGGCCCTTCCGGCGCCGCGCTCGATGACGAAATCCGGAACAAAGCGCTGCCGCACCAGCAGTTCCATGGCCATGGCTCCGGCCCGCATCCAGTATCTCAGGGAATCGCCGCCGAGAAAACCGGAGGGAAATTCCGCCGGCAGGGAGGTCAGTGCGTCCAGCGCCTCAAGGCCCGTGAAAACAAGAGAGGGAACGGTCCATTCTGCCAGATCCAGATGCGGTTTTTGGTCCGAAACCCCTGGGCCGGATTGTCCCAGCAGCGGAGTGCTGGGCAAAGGTCTGGCCTCGGCCGTCGGCAGGCGGAGCGTCAGGGTTGCGGCGGTCGGCCGGAACATGCCGAAGTCGGAGGAAACGGACGGCAGCGCCTCCCGGATGGCGCCGGCATCGGCTGCGAAGGGGTGGATAGGGCCCGTCTTTTTCCCGGCTTTGGCTACCGGCTTCGCCGCCTTTCGCCGTTTCTTCCCTGGCGTCTCCGGTGCGCCCGTCTCGGCCCACAGGTGGAGCGTGCGATCGGTCCAAATGGCGTGAAGAATAATCATGTTTACGCCCAATTATCGATTTGACTATGGAAGCGGCGGCCATTGCTGGCCGCC harbors:
- a CDS encoding transposase, which gives rise to MPKGIRKLHISLGEHNLTHFGGIFLIHHFCQRIKLKHSLQKTVRQTHRQRDYNQAELILAIIYALIVGIPRLSKTKILQGNGAFQKIIGLRSYPYASSLRRFIKSITKATNDQLDSVHDSFRQKVFSLSKPSASIIFDFDSTIITVYGKYIEGAEVGYNPHKRGARSYHPLLCFEAHTRDYWHGILRSGDRYISYGSVDFLKIV
- a CDS encoding SWIM zinc finger family protein → MSYWRDSYYYKPTRRRPADGIKVGFKKGAVGDTWWSKRWIGVLESFNMGARLARGRSYARSGQVIKAGIEPGAAKALVQGSARQPYIVVIRLKPLSDRQWNKAIEAMSSKAVFAAKLLAGEMPQNIEESFAVAKCPLFPQSPKDLATECDCPDWANPCKHLAAVYYVLGEMFDRDPFVLFALRGRDKGRIIEELRKRRTAAAEGLAPRPNTDAATPDEPLKSLEKCLENFWKADAKISGIGFNMKPPEAPAAVIRMLGPAQFAVGSQNMTDLIVGWYDEVATAAKRRALGEGGPKKRR
- a CDS encoding DUF2293 domain-containing protein codes for the protein MKVFISSRESTCDECKENLGSKAWIFLARDKGVLCLACADLDHLEFLPSGDAALTLRSRKYSKLSAVVLKWSRARKRYERQGILIEEQALAEAEEECLKDADVRKRRKLREAERREETDKEYIQRFATRIRELFPGCPAGREEEIAGHACLKYSGRVGRCAAAKDLSPEAVELAVRAHVRHALTNYDELLSLCGDRHEARSMVADKVAGIMERWKDALIT
- a CDS encoding DUF1016 family protein; amino-acid sequence: MARKIRTFDFRGLVSALREIDHHLAAQAGKAVNLSLTLRNWMMGLYIAEYELHGSGRARYGKNLLDELSKELRKESISNTGRRQLYNYLSFYRAYPSIVRTVPAQSHHLLPAAIDKTQKVRTVSAQLALPPGKLVGALSYSHLELLVGIENGLKRAFYEIECIRGNWSVRELKRQIGSLYYERSGLSKDKKQLAELVRTGAETAEPKLAIRDPYVFEFLGIKSKEVMAESDLEDALLDKLHDFLLVLGQGFCFEARQKRILIGRKPGYVDLVFYHRVLKCHVLIDLKVEEFSHEHLGQLNTYVSWYRKNMMSAGDSPPVGILLCTQKEHALVEYALAGMDNRLFVSKYQLELPKKAEIERFLEEQMKDIGYGG
- a CDS encoding DEAD/DEAH box helicase; its protein translation is MIILHAIWTDRTLHLWAETGAPETPGKKRRKAAKPVAKAGKKTGPIHPFAADAGAIREALPSVSSDFGMFRPTAATLTLRLPTAEARPLPSTPLLGQSGPGVSDQKPHLDLAEWTVPSLVFTGLEALDALTSLPAEFPSGFLGGDSLRYWMRAGAMAMELLVRQRFVPDFVIERGAGRAVWRALPDDDALGRMSQLSASCPPVCRAATDAAPEQLLREFIDSAVDAFVRDRLSGEVKKIAKHRKTAGTIYQQWLTALTSPDPTIKQQEQYLQAFRRDFNGWTEPLRSRDDKAFHACFRLIPPEDPETSDGWNLGFHLRAREDHSLMIEAAAVWQTQSNAAIVLKRRVNNPQELLLAELGKASRLFPPLERALESACPVGDRLTTGEAHRFLIEGAPLLEQAGFGVMAPPWWRNPSGQLGIKLAVRPFEKKEGSGLFGLESIVEFDWKIALGEHLISFDEFRRLASLKVPLVQVRGQWVEVRPDDIQKALKALQNQPAGQLTLGQLLRLGAGDGRDIAGLPVTGIEAEGWIADLLDPSADVAHRPGKQPKEFVGELRPYQLNGLGWLSFLDRFGLGGCLADDMGLGKTIQLIALLLQERENVNVKEKIGPTLILAPMSVVGNWQREIAKFAPTLSCLVHHGADRQAGKKFKKAATAGDVVISTYGLARRDREHLGRVNWRRVVLDEAQNIKNPAAKQTQAVRALPAGRRLALTGTPVENRLTELWSIMNFLNAGYLGGAEDFRKNYAVPVEKFGDQKKAGRLKTLVQPFLLRRLKTDKTIIKDLPEKQEIKVFCNLTKEQATLYAAVVKDMMAKIEQAEGIERHGQVLSAMMKLKQVCNHPAHFMKDNSKAGGRSGKLERLTEMLEETLENGERALVFTQFTEMGDILRPHLQERFGREALFLHGGVGQKARDEMVARFQDPAGGPPIFILSLKAGGVGLNLTAASQVFHFDRWWNPAVEDQATDRAYRIGQTRNVQVYKYVCAGTMEERIDQMIEKKKKLAQSVIGAGESWLTELSTEELRRVFELSAEAVGE